A window of Cryptomeria japonica chromosome 3, Sugi_1.0, whole genome shotgun sequence contains these coding sequences:
- the LOC131054992 gene encoding probable xyloglucan galactosyltransferase GT19: MLKQTKRNRSHYVKHRGSGIHMVCIWVCLLLLVLTLFYFQKSADQNALQLDTEINSSTRSKKLEILKEDEEDEQQQQEEQQNQKNPLVEEELELPRDADQDDDDCEGRRMYIYDLPPEFNTQILNFCDAYESWTNFCDHMKNEGFGPKTHRRSKSWYKTDVYMLELIFHARARSYDCRVMEPAEADLFFIPYYTGLDALRYLHGPDVNRSSEHGLQVVQWLSETGGSFWRRNGGSDHFVVMGRAAWDFSRSPWRVEGWGTSLLELPAMLNVTSLVLESRPFPWQEQAVPYPTAFHPAGSPSLALWTSRVRRSPRPFLFAFAGGGGTGVSPNVRRSIRTECSNSSALWADSPPGLGLWSGCSFISCDDGRCDSEPGYVMRAMMKANFCLQPPGDTPTRRATFDGIVAGCIPVFFEKQAAYTQYTWHLPADPKEYSVFINKDDVVFGGLKIGEVLANISRAEIVRMREKVIELIPRVVYRKPEATDVGFKDAFDFAIEGVLQRIKNRRNGTTTSGLL, translated from the exons ATGCTAAAACAGACAAAAAGAAATCGGTCTCATTATGTTAAGCATCGTGGGTCAGGAATTCATATGGT GTGCATTTGGGTATGCCTGTTGTTACTGGTCCTCACTCTGTTCTACTTCCAGAAAAGTGCAGATCAAAATGCCCTGCAATTGGATACAGAGATCAATTCTTCGACCCGATCGAAGAAGCTCGAGATCTTGAaggaggatgaagaggatgaaCAGCAGCAGCAGGAGGAGCAGCAGAATCAGAAGAATCCATTAGTAGAAGAGGAGCTGGAACTACCCAGAGATGCAGATCAGGACGATGACGATTGTGAAGGAAGGAGAATGTATATATACGATTTGCCTCCAGAATTCAACACCCAGATCTTGAATTTCTGCGATGCATACGAATCCTGGACCAATTTCTGCGACCATATGAAGAATGAGGGATTCGGGCCCAAAACCCACCGGCGTTCCAAGAGCTGGTACAAAACCGATGTTTACATGCTGGAACTCATCTTCCATGCCCGAGCCCGGAGCTACGATTGCAGGGTCATGGAGCCCGCAGAGGCAGATTTGTTCTTTATACCATACTACACGGGTCTGGACGCCCTGCGGTACTTACACGGACCTGATGTGAACAGAAGCTCGGAGCACGGGCTCCAGGTTGTGCAGTGGCTCAGTGAAACCGGGGGATCGTTTTGGCGGAGGAATGGCGGATCGGATCACTTTGTGGTAATGGGTCGGGCTGCCTGGGACTTCAGCAGATCGCCATGGCGGGTAGAAGGCTGGGGAACCAGTCTTCTGGAACTTCCAGCCATGCTGAATGTGACCAGTCTGGTTCTGGAATCCCGGCCATTTCCTTGGCAGGAACAGGCTGTTCCTTATCCGACGGCCTTCCACCCGGCCGGGTCGCCCAGTTTGGCCCTCTGGACGAGCCGGGTGAGGCGTTCTCCACGCCCCTTTCTGTTCGCCTTTGCAGGCGGTGGTGGCACTGGTGTTTCCCCCAATGTTAGGCGTAGCATCCGGACTGAATGCTCCAATTCCTCCGCCTTATGGGCCGATTCACCGCCTGGATTGGGGCTCTGGTCTGGTTGTTCATTCATCAGCTGTGATGACGGGCGTTGTGACAGTGAGCCTGGGTATGTAATGAGGGCTATGATGAAGGCCAATTTCTGCCTCCAGCCCCCTGGAGACACACCCACGCGAAGGGCTACTTTCGATGGCATTGTCGCTGGGTGCATACCTGTTTTCTTCGAGAAACAGGCAGCTTATACACAGTATACCTGGCATTTGCCTGCCGATCCCAAGGAGTACTCTGTTTTCATCAACAAGGATGATGTGGTGTTCGGAGGCCTGAAAATTGGGGAAGTTCTGGCGAACATTTCGAGGGCGGAGATCGTCAGGATGAGGGAGAAGGTTATTGAATTGATTCCCAGGGTCGTTTATAGGAAGCCCGAGGCTACGGATGTGGGTTTTAAGGACGCTTTCGATTTCGCCATTGAAGGAGTTTTGCAGAGGATTAAGAACCGGAGAAATGGGACGACAACTTCAGGATTACTGTAA